One stretch of Castor canadensis chromosome 12, mCasCan1.hap1v2, whole genome shotgun sequence DNA includes these proteins:
- the Cttnbp2nl gene encoding CTTNBP2 N-terminal-like protein — translation MNLEKLSKPELLTLFSILEGELEARDLVIEALKAQHRDTFIEERYGKYNISDPLMALQRDFETLKEKNDGEKQPVCTNPLSILKVVMKQCKNMQERMLSQLAAAESRHRKVILDLEEERQRHAQDTAEGDDVTYMLEKERERLTQQLEFEKSQVKKFEKEQKKLSSQLEEERSRHKQLSSMLVLECKKATSKAAEEGQKAGELSLKLEREKSRVSKLEEELAAERKRGLQTEAQVEKQLSEFDIEREQLRAKLNREENRTKTLKEEMESLKKIVKDLEASQQHSSTDEHLKKRVTMSKGTATEPPMLVSVFCQTENIQAERTHGNVIAKVANTGLPGPNTPTYSYAKTNGHCDPEIQTNRELIAGNSVENQVPPREKSVALPQEKPVENGGCSVGTETPVPMPSHLPSSGSSLSPSSTASSSLTSSPCSSPVLTKRLLGSSASSPGYQSSYQVGINQRFHAARHKFQSQADQDQQASGLQSPPSRDLSPTLLDNSAAKQLARNTVTQVLSRFTSQQGPIKPVSPNSSPFGTDYRNLAGTASPRGDTSHSPAPGKVSSPLSPLSPGIKSPTIPRAERGNPPPIPPKKPGLTPSPSTATPLTKTHSQASSVTTTEDLASSCSNTVVANGKDVEILLPTSS, via the exons gCTCAACACAGAGATACTTTCATTGAAGAACGCTATGGGAAATATAACATCAGTGATCCTTTAATGGCTCTACAGAGAGATTTTGAAAcactaaaggagaaaaatgatggCGAAAAGCAGCCAGTCTGCACAAACCCGCTCTCTATTCTCAAGGTGGTGATGAAGCAGTGCAAGAACATGCAGGAACGCATGCTGTCCCAGCTGGCAGCTGCTGAGAGCAGGCACCGAAAG gtgatCTTAGACCTTGAAGAAGAAAGGCAAAGGCATGCACAGGACACAGCTGAAGGAGATGATGTCACCTACATgctggagaaggagagagagaggctgaCTCAACAG ttggAATTTGAAAAGTCCCAAGtgaaaaagtttgaaaaagagcaaaagaagctCTCTAGTCAGCTGGAAGAGGAGCGCTCCCGCCACAAGCAGCTGTCATCCATGCTGGTGCTTGAGTGCAAGAAAGCCACCAGCAAGGCAGCCGAGGAAGGGCAGAAGGCGGGAGAGCTGAGCCTGAaactggagagagagaagagccGGGTGAGTAAACTGGAGGAGGAGTTGGCAGCTGAGAGAAAACGAGGCTTGCAGACTGAGGCCCAGGTGGAGAAGCAGTTGTCTGAGTTTGACATTGAAAGGGAGCAGCTGAGAGCAAAACTGAACCGAGAAGAGAACCGGACCAAAACTCtgaaagaagagatggaaagtTTGAAGAAGATAGTGAAGGACCTAGAGGCTTCCCAGCAGCACAGTAGCACTGATGAGCATTTGAAGAAACGCGTCACCATGTCCAAAGGCACAGCAACTGAGCCTCCCATGCTGGTGTCTGTATTTTGCCAAACAGAGAATATTCAGGCAGAAAGAACCCATGGGAATGTCATAGCCAAGGTGGCAAACACTGGTCTTCCTGGTCCCAACACGCCTACTTACTCGTATGCAAAAACCAATGGCCATTGTGATCCAGAAATTCAAACTAACAGGGAGTTGATTGCAGGCAACAGTGTAGAAAATCAAGTGCCTCCACGAGAGAAGTCTGTGGCATTGCCCCAAGAGAAACCAGTGGAGAATGGTGGGTGTTCTGTGGGAACTGAGACTCCAGTCCCAATGCCCAGTCACCTTCCCTCTAGTGGCAGCTCACTGTCTCCCAGCAGCACTGCCTCCTCCTCTCTCACATCCTCTCCTTGCTCTTCACCAGTACTAACGAAACGCTTATTGGGCTCATCAGCTAGCAGCCCTGGCTACCAGTCATCCTACCAGGTAGGGATCAACCAACGGTTCCATGCAGCTCGGCACAAATTTCAGTCCCAAGCAGATCAGGACCAACAAGCCAGTGGTCTACAGAGCCCTCCATCCAGAGATCTGTCCCCCACCCTTTTAGACAACTCCGCCGCCAAGCAGCTGGCCCGAAACACAGTCACTCAGGTGCTCTCCAGATTCACTAGCCAACAAGGGCCAATCAAGCCTGTTTCTCCCAATAGTTCTCCATTTGGTACAGACTATCGAAATTTGGCCGGTACTGCCAGCCCAAGAGGTGACACCAGCCATTCACCTGCTCCAGGAAAAGTGTCCAGCCCTCTGAGCCCTCTGTCTCCAGGAATCAAGTCCCCAACCATCCCCAGAGCTGAGAGAGGAAACCCTCCACCTATCCCACCCAAAAAACCTGGCCTCACTCCTTCTCCATCTACTGCCACTCCACTGACCAAAACTCATTCCCAGGCGTCCTCTGTGACCACCACAGAAGACCTTGCCAGCAGCTGTTCTAACACTGTGGTGGCCAATGGCAAGGACGTTGAGATACTTCTGCCTACCAGCAGCTAG